AGAAACATCCATAACTATTTTGTGGCTGTTACCCAATAATTGACATGCTCTGGTCTGGCTTCACGGAAAGGATCTAGAAACTTTGCTTTGCTCAATTATCTAATAAATACACAAATTGGTTTCGATTAATTTAAGTCATATTGATATAAAAATTGCTGCAGCATGAAAACCATTATAACAATACAGGAAACATTCAGTCACAAGCAAGTGCACATGTACTCATCCAGCACATGTGATGCAAGACTGCATCAAACAAATCAAGCATAACAAGAATCTATAAGAGAGTCAAAAAAAACAAGCAGCACTCACACTTTATGGCAATTAAACAAAACGATTTATATGCAACAGACAGTCCTCCGTTCTTGGACTATAAGTAATTTGCTAAGCTTCGTGCATCCCAAAAAAAGGTGCAAATAAATGTAAATCGGTAACTCTTGGATCTAATAAGCACCTAAAAGAGGTTAGCTCCATCACCACGGCAATTGGTGAGTAACCAACATCAGCAAATTACAGATGTTGGAGGGAACAAGGATAACAGTACTTCCAATTGCATCCTTCTAATTCGTCTAATATAACTTTACATCAGATTAGAGCTCCTAAAGGCATTGTTAGAACACTATGCCACCCATCAAAAAATCTGGAGCCCAAAAAGGATATACAAAATGATCGAAAATAGTCATCAGAACCATGGTGCCCAAAACAGCATTGTTAGAATGCTATACCACCCATCAAAAAACTTGAAGCCCACAACCTACTTCTCAGTAGAGCGATAATAGGCCTCCAAAATGAGCTTGAGCTGATCTTCAATCACTGCGCATCTCTCCGCCACTATCTGCATCTCAGCACAGAACAATTTACTCCATCTTTCATTCAACTCCGCCCTCTTTGAGGGCTCCAACAATGCCAACCCCTGATTCAAAGATCCCTCGTCCAAGCCGATCCTACACATGTGCGATATGTCATCAAGAAGCTCCTGTGAATCATTTGACTTTGATGCCTCCGACTTTGACCAGGGGGGAGCCACAAACATTCCAGCACCATCAGTCTTCTTATTCTCAATAGTCACACCAATTTCTTCTCTACCGCTAGTGGCATTGCCTCGCATCTCAACACCCCAAATCGTCTTCGACAACTCAAAAATTTTCCCCTCATGAGAATTCGAAAACACCCGATCCTCTCCAACCTTGCCCTTCCCCTTATTATTCCTATACTTCTTCTTAAAAACCCGAACCTTGTTGGCCAATTGGCTCTCCGTGAAGTCTTCCCGAAGTAATCCCTTGACATCATGATAAAATGCACTAACATTTGAGAAGGGGTCCATGCCCTTCTCACAGTAATCAATTATACCCTGCAAAAGGGTTATCTCGTCGTCGTCGCCCCATATCTTCTGGAATGCCAGCTTCTTTGACTCCTCTCCGGCATGTCCAAGCTTTTCTACTTCAACTTGTTTCAACGAAGTGGATGGCACTgttttcaacttcttcaaagACGGGGCCGATTTTTGCGGTCGAGGAGGGGCAGGCTTGGGCTGCGAGGGACTTTCCTCATTATTCTTTTGCTCATTGTCCGATTTAGCCGCCGGCAGCTTCTCCTTGACAAGAACTTTACGCTTTGAAGACATGAGAGAGGGTTTTGCTCCGAGGTCTGagtatgtttctttttcttccaagtACTGGTCAAAGTAGAGAAATGCGGTTATTTGGTCAGACCCAAGGCTAAATATCAGTATATCCCGTGGAACATAACCAAAGTAGAGAAATGGTTTCTAGGAGCAATGACTGAAGGAATCTAACGCACATTTGGGTGAATGGATGGCGGCTATACTTTCGCgcaatctcttttatttcaagCATGCAAGCCTAATCCGCAATCCATTCTAGACGAGGCCCTAGTAACGAACAGGAACTTAGCGATTTGGTCTCAGGCATCTATGAGTCTTTTCTTACCGGAAGAGTGGAACCTGATTGTGAACGGACTGTGGGTCGACAGCTCCCCGGAAACTTCAACCGCAGGTATGATGGCCGTTTTCGCGAAGAAGACAGTTGGCTGGGTTCGCGAAGTTCGCGAAGAAGACAAGAGACGCCTCGGCTGGAGTCGCAGAAACCCTAGCTCTACGCGACGCCTTGGTGTTTCTGACTAGGGAAAGTGACATGCGACAGAGAGGAAGTGAAACTGTGGCCGAGATGGAGCCATCTGCGACCGAAGTTGGCGTGCTCCGCAAGAAGGTAATGATGAGAGCGTGGAGAAACGAAATGATAGCGTATCTATCGCGGAAGTCTTATCGGGCCAAGCCCGTACCAACATACAAAGTGAATTTTCAGATGCTAAAGCTTGTCTCACTAATTCTCTAGGACTCGTTCTTAAAATAGTGTTTATTaaagaaatgatgaatttttaTCTATCATAGAAAtatcagaaaaagaataatgtaaatctTGTCTTTTAAAGGAGATCACTTAACTAACATTCTTTTCACTttgatcaaagagaagaaaaaaaaaagatggtgtAAATCATCACGTTTAGAAGTTCTTCATTTCTCACAATTTCCAAATGGAGTCTCTCAATAATAAATGTTAAACTTTTATTAGGTCAATTGTTAGCATAGAAATTCTTTTTACGcattatgtttatatatataattatgtaACTGAATTCATTTACAAGTCTTCATCTAAATATGAATGTGCAAAATGTTTTCAACATAGGCAACGGACACAATTGAACGAGGTTGACTCTTATGttctttcaaaagatatttGGTAACATCCATTggtcttttttccttctattttagTAATACTTCGTAATTTTAGGTGCTCTTTTATGCCATTGAATGTTTTGGTGGGATtatttccaatttctaaatatttgacATTTCTCTAAAGTCTCCCTCTAATTTATGTTATTTAgcccaaaataaattatttgaaatatatttttcataaaaaaaaatattttgagaaaaagtaaTCAATGAGATCATTTTCATTGTTATTAACAATTTAtctctaaatattttttgttaaaaatagaaatttttttccttccttcttttttgaattgatatgagcaattatttttaaacaaatatagctcaaatcattaaaaacaaatggtataatttttttccaaatacaaggcaaataatttatttgggaatatattgattttcataGTTTACAGTGTGATTGATAGAAGTTTCTGGCTATATGGATGGACTTATCGAAACTATTGATCGCACCTTTTCTACAAAATTGAAAAGGCATCCATTATAGTAACTTAACAAATATGACTTAATattaagtgaaagttaaatCTCAAATAATAAGCgtcaaaactaaaataaaatataaaaattatcatgaCACATTTCATTAACATCTCTTATCTACGTTATCTACTTTATCATATCatcttaatttcaaatattatttgttcgagataatttttcaacaataaATATAATGACAGATTAAATGAATTGTCGATTATATTTCATTAGAAATGTCTTTATATACACCGATaactatgaaaagaaaaatgtatagTTATCGTGATAGCCCCTCTTTCATACGAGTAATTGTTATGACACCACTAGCAAATCATCGACCTTTGATAGCCTTTGAGTCCACTAATCAAATAGAACTGGTGTTGAGCAATGTGACTATCACACATGCAAGTGGAATAGACATATAAgtggaaaacaaaaataaagtcaTCGAATAGTTTATGAGGATCAAGTTATCGCACGCATGATTTGCCACTATCAATTATCAAGTACCAAGtattaaatttcttttatggaaaaagCAACTTAAACAATATTCTTTGGTACAATTTTCTGgcaaaaaaattccaatgatACCATTGTGTTCCTTCTTTTTTACCATAAGTTAGAGACATTTTCCTATATAAGAATgaatattatcaaataaaaggaACTTTTCTTTGTTCCAAAAAGAATACCGAGTAAGAAATCAAGAGACTCAGTTATCTCAATAAGTAATAGAAAGCACTCAATCTTTCGAAATATTAATAACACGTGTTATGAAAATTGTCAAACCATAAAAATAACAAGTATATATAGTACTGCTGCATGTACATGCCTTGTCATGAATATTTACATAGTCGGCATTGtgaataaatacccaaaaagGAAACGAGACACAACTTGAAAAACACTAATTAGAGTGAGATAACATCCACCGtgattctattttaaaattttctgtcATTATCTTCTCACGTACCcaataaatgcatttaataGGGAGTTGaagtttcatttttaatttttttacattcaaatcttcttcttttttcctttttctcctttattAAAATACTGAACATTCCCCCGAGGCAATGCAACTGAAATTGGGTGCAATTAAGATACATAGCACTTGGTCTTGAATTGAAGTGCTCCAgcttatataaaaaataagtcTAGGTCTATGTTAACACCTAAAATTTGACAACTTAATCATCTATTTCTTGCATAGAAAAATTAGGCccctaaaacaaaaaatagaattaaatttatatgtgcattttataatgattttcttcatttataaAGGAATTTTAACAATGGGCTTatcccccaaattttttttttcagaaaatgtttattatgtaataaattggattttttttattattatttccttttagcATGTAAGAGGTCTTTTTGGGAAATTGGAGAAATGATTTATGATCTATGTTCAATTATTACACCCTAACTCTAGTCTAGGGAATCCAAGCCTAATCAATGTTAAtatctaaatcattcatttaggTAAATAGCATTGGGACAGGGCTAAATATGTTTTTGGGGTGTTAAAGGGCTaaatatgttttcttctttaaacCACTCCCTTGCCCTTGAATATGTGATTCGGCCATCGAGTTCTAAACTTCCATAAAGAGTATATTAAGTTCATCTGAATTGAGAAATTGTGGAATGAAATTGCCAAAGCTCTTGCGTTTTCCAGAACATTTAATGGAAATGTGTGGCcatcaattaaatataaaatagaaggaaaaaggagagtggaagagagaaatttgttggaaattgtacaattaattagaaaagatcaaaagaaaaagaagaggggaagagagagatccAGAAGTTGGAGAAGTTGGGAGCGGGGCAGGATGAGAGGACGCCTGGTCATTTTTTGCTTCTGCTTTTCTCGCTGAGCGATGATCGTACTTTCAACTGTGCGAAGAGATTCTTTGATATCTTATGTTAGGGAATTCCCACTGTTTATACACATGCCTAGTCTAAACAGTGCTGGGCTACGATAAATACCGTTCAGCCcgaagaaaagcaaaaacccCTAGGCACCCATGAGCCTCGTTCGCCTGTCACAGTGATCCACTTCAGCTTTCCCCGCATTTCTCTGATGCAGCGCAAAGGAAGGTCCTTTTGTCTCTCGTTTGCATCAAATCGTACCGTAagtgaagaagaggagaaaatattcagtggtatgtgcgcgccacgtcatccgCAGATGTGGCGCGCACGTTCCACTCAGCTGTCGACACCTGTCGTGTGGGACCCGCTGGAAAATGAAAGGATCCGCTCAGCTCGgatcggctcggctcggctcgttGGCAGAAACAATGTCAGGTCAATAAATGCTTTAACGCTCCCGCCCAAAAAATTTCTCACtcctcaattgaatttattggctttttctctctctcctcgcagAGAACAAACAGAGAAGGACCGTCTGTTTCCTTCTCCGCTCATCCGGTTCCGGCTCCGCCTCTGCCTCCCAAAAGCCTCGCCGGTCGTCGCCTCCTTCAAGAGCCTCGCCGGTCGCAGTCGGGTCCTCACCCCTCCGCCTCCGGCTGTTCCAACGTGGAGATCGAGCACAAGGTTTGTGCTCGCGTTGGTTACTCGGCAACTTTTGGACCTCCGACGAACGCGTCATCAGCTCCGACTCCGAGTAGCCCGAGGTCTTTGGACTCTATGTCCTCGAGGTCGATGGTCGGGACGTGAGGGCCTCGTGCTTCTTCTGCTCCCCGCCTCCCAAAAGCATCGCCGGTCATCCGCCGCCGACACATTGCCCCCTCGAGAGCCCCGGCGGTGCAGCTGGTTCCCGAGCCCCCTCGCCCTCGCCTCCGCCTTCGACTATTTTCAACGCGGAGATCGAGCAcaggaggagaagagaagagaaggacaAAACCACCCCCTTCCCTCCCCTCCCGTAACCTAAACTCCTCTCGTGGTTCCGGACAGCTTCATCGATGCCTTCGATAGTTGTGCCCGATTCAGCTCAACCCCGAAGAACTCCAAATTGCTCGATGGCGGCTTCGCGTCTTCGGCAGAGTCGGACAAGAAGcacaagaaggaaaagaagagcggCAGTAAAGGCTCCGAATCCAAACAGCCGAAGCTCCCGGAGCATCAGGGGAtgcgaagaaggagaagaagaggaaggcgcTGGAGCTGCGCGAGGACGACGAGGAAGACAAGAGCGAGACCAGCTCCGAGCTGGTTGACCCCGAGAActtgaaggggaagaagaagaaaaagaagaaggcgaGGTTGAGCGACGGCAATAATAAGGTGGCTCAGGAGGAGAAACCCAACGCTGTGTTGAATTTCAAGATCTCGGACAGCTTGAGGTTGAAGTTGAAGGACAATGGTATCGAGGCGCTGTTTCCCATTCAGACCATGACGTTTGATATCGTCCACGATGGGACTGATTTGGTCGGCCGTGCCTGCACTGGTCAGGTATGAACatctttttatttgaatttcacaGGATTGACATGTTGATGGTCGCGTGCTTGTTTGAAATCTGCTAATTAACTGACAATTTAGAGAAGTGAATGGTCTGGATGTTGGAGTAATGATAGTGTGTGATGCGGAAAAGGGTCACGAAGCTGACATATATGAAAAGAGAAGCAGGTTTTATCTGCTCTATGAGTAGTGAATGGTTGATGTATGAGCTTGGTGAATATTGTTTTAATTAACAGCACGACAGAGCAATCATGGTGTAGAGTGTAGCAAAGTGCACTTGGTTCGTGAAATGTCTTTCGTGCATTTCTGGTCCTAAATCCCCGTATTTCGCCCGATTGTCATTGCAAAAGTCAAATTCCGACCGATCTTTTCAGGCATTCGAACCTACAGCTGgtaattcgaccaaaaaaccTACAGCTATATAAGTTTTCTAGTTTGTGGCAGAGTCATCTGTACATTAGTTCATTGGTGttatttgacataaaaaaaccaaaagtgGCGTGAAGACTGTTTGGCCGCAGTTgcatttcaagttttttaaagATGATTGGCTGCTAGGAACATGAGTTTTCGAACTGGTTGCTCATTGCTGTAGTTGATGGGTTTTAATTTTTGAGCACTGATTATCACCTTGTTCACTGTGTGAATTGTACCAGGGCAAAACTCTAGCTTTTGTCTTGCCCATTTTGGAATCTCTGACGAATGGGCCTGCAAAAACCTCAAGGAAGACAGGATGTGGTAGGCCACCAAGTGTTTTGGTGCTTTTACCTACTAGGGAATTGGCCAAGCAGGTATTGGAATCAAGCTTATAGAAATAATCTCATCTTTTTACAGAGATAGATGTCCGACATTGTTTACTCTATTATTTTAGGTGTTTTCTGATTTTGAAGTTAATGGTGGAGCAGTGGGCTTAACATCATGTTGTTTGTATGGTGGAGCTCCTTATCATGCTCAGGAGAGCCAATCGAGGAGAGGGGTCGATATAATGATTGGAACACCTGGCCGTGTGAAAGTAACTCATTGAATTGGAAGCTTATTTGGTAAGTATTCACGCAAATCATTGTGGGTCCTAGGAAGTGTTGGCGAGCCTATCAATCCAAGTGCGTGGAGGTACTGAGCTTTATCCTAACTTTCTAATGTAGATAATGTTTCAGTAGATCCATAAACCTGTGTACATTTCTTCAGGTGGTTTTTCAATGTAGTCGGGGATTCAGAGTGCCCTATATCTGACACTTGGTGGCAAACTGAAACTGGTGGCTTCATGGTacattttgttatttgtttgggTTTATCATGTTAGAATTTTTACAAAGAATGCCCACAATATCCACTTTATGGTCTCAGTCTGATTCCAGTGATGCTTACCTTCCCTGCAGATCACACCATTATCTGGTGCCTGGCCACAGAAACCTGGATCtgctacttttcttttctttggggtTCAGGTCTCTAAACTCTTTCATTCCCTTTGACTTTTGAACAACTTAAGAGCCTTTCACAAGGTGTCTCTCCGACTAATTTCCACATTTGTTTTGTGCAGCCTGTCATAGTGGATGAAAAGGGGGTTGAAATTGAAGGTGAGTGTAGTGGATACCTGTGCATTAAAAGTTCCTGGCCTGGGGCATTTTGTACAGTCTATGGTGATCATGAGCAATACGAAACAACATACTTCAACCATTCCCAGGATACTATTTTACTGGTGATGGCTGCAGCAGGTTAGTTGATACAACTATTAAATTATTGCTTGAGGTACTTGCATTATGCCTGGGTTCTTACTAGGGATGTTTATACAATTCCTTAACTTGAATGATAATCTTGCGCTTCTATATCTTTGGAAGGTGTAGTTATGGTTATATTTTTTGCAGCATAAGCTGTGCAATttgatttccttattttttaattcgCTCAACCCATTCAGGGACAAGGATGGTTACGACTGGCTGACTGGTAGAGTTGATGATGTCATCAATGTCAGGTGCTACATGAATTTCTCAAGATCTTCTCTTTTGGTACCttcattcaaacattttttATGTGCTCATACAATGTGGCtttgtttttgttgagaaaCTTCGAAAGACCAATTCTTTTCCTTCTTAAAGCACCCAGTGCCTTGAATTCTGGACTAGTTATCTGATGATGCTTCACTTGCCTCTGCAGTGGACACCGGATTGGAACAGCAGAAGTTGAATCTGCTCTTGTCTCGCATCCCAAATGTGCGGAAGCTG
The nucleotide sequence above comes from Eucalyptus grandis isolate ANBG69807.140 chromosome 2, ASM1654582v1, whole genome shotgun sequence. Encoded proteins:
- the LOC104428455 gene encoding probable transcription factor At1g11510, with translation MSSKRKVLVKEKLPAAKSDNEQKNNEESPSQPKPAPPRPQKSAPSLKKLKTVPSTSLKQVEVEKLGHAGEESKKLAFQKIWGDDDEITLLQGIIDYCEKGMDPFSNVSAFYHDVKGLLREDFTESQLANKVRVFKKKYRNNKGKGKVGEDRVFSNSHEGKIFELSKTIWGVEMRGNATSGREEIGVTIENKKTDGAGMFVAPPWSKSEASKSNDSQELLDDISHMCRIGLDEGSLNQGLALLEPSKRAELNERWSKLFCAEMQIVAERCAVIEDQLKLILEAYYRSTEK